Within Terriglobia bacterium, the genomic segment CTTCAAAGGATGGCCAAATTATTATACAGGGAGATCAGAGAGAAAAGGTGATGCAGTGGTTGCAGAAAAATAATTATGCTAAATCAAAGAGAATTAATTAATCTATTTTGTTTTCGGAAATGATTTCTTTTTCATTCTCAAAATAACTCAACGCACCGCTGGGACATTTTTTTACCTGTTCAATGATACGTTCAGTGCTGGCGCCATCCATTTTTATCCAGGGCCGTTCTCTTGGACTGAAAACTTCGATCAATCCTTTCCAACAAAGAGTGGAATGCTGGCATACATCTGGTTTCCAGACAACCGTTATGTCATCGTTGCTGTATTTGAAAGTTTTTTGAGACATGAAATAATTAGTAATAATCTATATTAAGTTACAGCAAGAAAAATAAACATTCAAATAGTTATTGCCCCTGCGCCAGACTATAAGCCCTTTTATCTCCCCACATATTCAATAGTTCCAACGAACAAACTTTGAAATCACCACTTAAGCCGATATAAAGTCCTATCACATCCTGCTGACGCACCGGTTCGGCATCAACGCTTTCAAACCGGGCATTGTATTGATTCACGAGGTTGGTATAAACAGATC encodes:
- a CDS encoding (4Fe-4S)-binding protein translates to MSQKTFKYSNDDITVVWKPDVCQHSTLCWKGLIEVFSPRERPWIKMDGASTERIIEQVKKCPSGALSYFENEKEIISENKID
- a CDS encoding isocitrate dehydrogenase, which codes for SVYTNLVNQYNARFESVDAEPVRQQDVIGLYIGLSGDFKVCSLELLNMWGDKRAYSLAQGQ